The Deinococcus ruber region GTCTTACAGCCCTCTGGTTTCCTCCGGGTAGCGCTCCTGCCACAGCTTCCAGCCTTCCTCGGGAAAGGCGCGTTTGGCTTCCGGTGCAAAGAGCAGCGCTCCCTCGCGTTCCAGATCGGCAAACGGATGGGGCCGTACCTCGGTGTTCTGCATCGCCGGGTGATCGTCCCAGCGGATCAGCCGCCCGGAGCCGCCCCACGCGTCATCGGTGGCCCAGACGATCCGCCCCACGCTCAGCAGCGCCGAGGCCCCGCCGCACATCAGGCAGGGTTCCAGCGAGGTATACAGCGTCAGAGTTTCCGGGTCTTTCAGGCGTTCGAGCTGAAAATACAGATCCATCTCGGCGTGCGCCAGGCTGGCGTTTCCGGGCCGCTGCTCCTCGGCGTCGAAGTCTTCGCCC contains the following coding sequences:
- a CDS encoding nucleoside deaminase, with translation MTTDSTSAPTPTQRFSDEQERMFLSETLRLARVSVEKGSSPVGAIMVNAQGEIIGRGRNRTGEDFDAEEQRPGNASLAHAEMDLYFQLERLKDPETLTLYTSLEPCLMCGGASALLSVGRIVWATDDAWGGSGRLIRWDDHPAMQNTEVRPHPFADLEREGALLFAPEAKRAFPEEGWKLWQERYPEETRGL